A DNA window from Ensifer sp. WSM1721 contains the following coding sequences:
- a CDS encoding sensor histidine kinase has product MPHLAPAALVDHYLGISRLLAGQLDFRSAIRAVAAEIAHIIPHDHLDVCMLMVDGNYHTAYETGMDTAWGNVASAPVANSPIRTLLWGEVDHLLTDDAVNDPRFHFEGAFKRPIIEQSLRSRVHVPLKVQGAIIGALSCSSQTPGLYAVEDVDRARIIADLLAPYFFALRAAEQAQQSAIVEAEARAREEGLRQGALKLTEALELERQRIGMDLHDQTLADLTRLSRRIDRLARSGEVTGEALEPVSRGLQHCMQDLRQIIEQAKPSILQLFGLAQAVENHLDRSVRDSATPIEWALVDETAGTLETLEPTVSVALFRIAQEAINNAVRHAQPLAITVRLKVEAGQLAIEIADDGYGIARHRGRIGGGIDNMKTRARLISAKFTIGPGRNNCGTMVAVSLPLHRNAERPAIQREEQR; this is encoded by the coding sequence ATGCCGCATCTGGCGCCGGCCGCACTGGTCGATCATTATCTCGGTATTTCGCGGCTGCTCGCCGGCCAGCTCGATTTCCGTTCCGCTATCCGTGCGGTCGCGGCCGAGATAGCGCACATCATCCCACACGACCATCTCGACGTCTGCATGCTGATGGTCGACGGCAATTACCACACGGCCTACGAAACCGGCATGGACACCGCCTGGGGTAATGTCGCATCGGCGCCGGTCGCCAACAGTCCGATACGTACCCTGCTCTGGGGCGAGGTGGACCATCTGCTGACGGATGATGCCGTCAACGATCCGCGTTTCCACTTCGAGGGTGCCTTCAAGCGGCCGATCATCGAGCAGTCGCTGCGCAGTCGCGTGCACGTGCCGCTGAAGGTTCAGGGAGCAATCATCGGGGCGCTGAGTTGTTCGTCGCAGACGCCGGGCCTCTATGCCGTGGAGGATGTCGACCGCGCGCGCATCATCGCCGACCTCCTGGCGCCCTATTTCTTTGCGCTGCGCGCTGCCGAACAGGCGCAGCAATCGGCGATCGTGGAGGCAGAAGCACGGGCACGCGAGGAAGGCTTGCGGCAGGGGGCGTTGAAGTTGACCGAGGCGCTCGAGCTGGAGCGCCAGCGCATCGGCATGGACCTCCACGATCAGACGCTCGCCGACCTCACCCGCCTCTCGCGCCGCATCGACCGGCTGGCGCGCTCCGGCGAGGTGACCGGCGAAGCGCTCGAGCCGGTATCGCGCGGGCTCCAGCACTGCATGCAGGATCTGAGACAGATCATCGAGCAGGCGAAGCCGTCGATTCTGCAGCTCTTCGGCCTCGCCCAGGCCGTCGAGAACCATCTCGACCGGTCGGTCCGCGACAGTGCCACGCCGATTGAATGGGCGCTCGTCGACGAGACCGCGGGCACCCTCGAAACTCTGGAGCCGACGGTCAGTGTCGCGCTGTTCAGGATCGCCCAGGAAGCTATCAACAATGCGGTGCGTCACGCTCAGCCACTCGCGATCACCGTCCGTCTCAAAGTCGAGGCCGGGCAGCTCGCGATCGAGATAGCGGACGACGGATACGGTATTGCCCGGCACCGCGGGCGCATCGGCGGCGGAATCGACAACATGAAGACACGGGCGCGACTCATCTCGGCGAAGTTCACGATCGGCCCCGGGCGCAACAATTGCGGCACCATGGTAGCCGTTTCGTTGCCGCTCCACCGGAACGCGGAAAGGCCAGCCATTCAGCGGGAGGAACAGCGATGA
- a CDS encoding ABC transporter permease — protein sequence MRLTISADAIRLAIPALSLTMLLAAVFWLQPRAMSYIGLNLLFNLAVPIALATIAQMLIMAVNDLDLSMGTFVSFVACVTATFLRDAPIIGALILAGVVMVYAVLGVVIHLRNLPSIVVSLGMSFVWAGLAVLLLPAPGGQAPDWVRALMTMKPPFAPMAIVVSVVIAASAHLLVVRSSLGVLIRGVGGNERSVERAGWSVLAARAAAYGLAGFFAVLAGIALVGLTTSADANIALRYTLLSIAGVILGGGEFIGGRVSPIGAVIGALTLTLAGSFLSFLRISPDWQIGAQGAILIIVLALRLLLNRVEKREKGR from the coding sequence ATGAGGCTGACGATTTCCGCGGACGCGATCCGGCTGGCGATCCCAGCCCTTTCGCTGACCATGCTGCTTGCCGCCGTGTTCTGGCTGCAGCCGCGCGCGATGAGCTACATCGGGCTCAACCTCCTCTTTAATCTCGCCGTTCCGATCGCGCTCGCGACGATCGCGCAGATGCTCATCATGGCGGTCAACGATCTCGACCTTTCGATGGGCACGTTCGTCAGCTTCGTCGCCTGTGTCACGGCGACCTTCCTGCGAGACGCGCCGATCATCGGAGCGCTCATCCTTGCCGGAGTAGTCATGGTCTACGCCGTGCTCGGCGTCGTCATCCACCTGCGCAATCTTCCGTCGATCGTCGTGTCGCTGGGGATGAGCTTTGTCTGGGCCGGGCTCGCCGTCCTTCTCCTGCCGGCGCCCGGCGGGCAGGCGCCGGATTGGGTGCGCGCGCTGATGACGATGAAGCCGCCCTTTGCCCCGATGGCGATCGTCGTAAGCGTCGTCATCGCCGCCTCCGCCCATCTTCTCGTCGTGCGCTCCTCGCTCGGTGTACTGATCCGCGGCGTCGGGGGCAATGAGCGTTCGGTCGAACGGGCCGGCTGGTCGGTGCTTGCCGCACGGGCGGCGGCTTACGGTCTTGCCGGCTTCTTCGCGGTTCTCGCCGGCATCGCGCTCGTCGGGCTTACCACCTCGGCGGACGCAAATATCGCGCTTCGATACACGCTGCTTTCGATCGCCGGCGTGATCCTGGGCGGCGGAGAATTCATCGGCGGGCGCGTTTCGCCGATCGGTGCCGTGATCGGCGCCCTGACGCTGACGCTTGCCGGCTCGTTCCTGTCCTTCCTGCGCATCTCGCCCGACTGGCAGATCGGCGCACAGGGAGCGATCCTCATCATCGTGCTGGCGCTGCGCCTGCTCCTCAATAGAGTCGAGAAGCGGGAGAAGGGCCGATGA
- a CDS encoding SMP-30/gluconolactonase/LRE family protein, which produces MAKNPIYQIHDPRFAQMIVGSARLEELYTGCRWAEGPVWFSDANQLLWSDIPNQRMLRWTPEGGVSAFRQPSNFANGHTRDRQGRLISCEHGTRRVTRTEIDGSITVLAESYQGKRLNSPNDVIVRSDGTIWFTDPTYGILSDYEGYRAEPEQETRNVYRLDPQIGEIEAVVTDFNQPNGLAFSPDEKILYVADSGASHDEGLPRHIRAFDVAAGGLADGRVFATIDNGIPDGIRTDMAGNLWSSAGDGVHCFAPDGTLLGKILVPQTVANLTFGGPRRNRLFIAATTSLYSIYVTATGAQTP; this is translated from the coding sequence ATGGCCAAGAACCCGATCTACCAGATTCATGACCCGCGCTTCGCCCAAATGATCGTCGGCAGTGCCCGCCTCGAGGAGCTCTATACCGGCTGCCGTTGGGCCGAGGGCCCTGTCTGGTTCAGCGATGCCAACCAGCTTCTCTGGAGCGACATCCCGAACCAGAGGATGCTGCGCTGGACGCCGGAGGGTGGCGTCTCCGCCTTCCGCCAGCCTTCGAATTTCGCCAACGGCCACACGCGCGACCGCCAAGGGCGCTTGATCTCCTGCGAGCATGGGACGCGGCGGGTGACCCGCACGGAGATCGACGGCTCGATTACGGTGCTTGCGGAAAGCTATCAGGGCAAAAGGCTCAACTCGCCGAATGACGTGATCGTACGATCCGATGGAACGATCTGGTTTACCGATCCGACCTACGGCATTCTCTCGGACTACGAAGGTTATCGTGCCGAGCCGGAACAGGAGACCCGCAACGTCTACCGGCTTGATCCGCAGATCGGCGAGATCGAGGCCGTCGTCACCGACTTCAACCAACCGAACGGCCTTGCCTTCTCTCCCGACGAGAAGATCCTCTATGTCGCGGACTCCGGCGCGAGTCATGACGAGGGCCTGCCGCGCCACATCCGTGCCTTCGACGTTGCCGCTGGCGGGCTCGCCGACGGCCGCGTCTTCGCGACGATCGACAACGGCATTCCGGATGGCATCCGGACGGATATGGCGGGAAATCTCTGGTCGAGCGCCGGCGACGGCGTCCACTGCTTTGCGCCGGACGGCACACTCCTGGGCAAGATCCTCGTGCCGCAGACCGTTGCAAACCTCACGTTCGGCGGGCCGCGCCGCAATCGCCTCTTCATCGCTGCGACCACTTCGCTCTATTCGATCTATGTCACGGCCACCGGTGCCCAAACGCCGTGA
- a CDS encoding acyltransferase family protein, protein MAARRDDIQGLRAIGIMLVAVYHIWIGRVSGGVDVFFIVSGYLVTGSLARQAEAGHAVDLVLVATRLARRLLPASLSVIAVIALSAPFWLPRMRWETVIDQLAASSAYVENWYLANAAIDYLARDQVGSPLQHYWALSAQVQSLLILAAGLAVFTFIRRRPSRVSLLAFLTGTFALSLAYSVYATSRNQAFAYYDTFARIWEFALGGVVALLLPNIKLTSIQRTIGGWIGLVAILSCGILLEVSTVFPGYAALWPTLAAAAILVCGDGPPLRFGVARLLGARPLKWLGNISYSLYLWHWPILVLYLTLSYQTSAGIIGGTGVLLVSILLSHVTTQLIEPRFSARKDRPLPTAIAATGTLAAIATGLLIWNGQVSRMMNEERLRVADAAHYPGAAAINEPFPLSSEIPVHPGPLTARWDDADVYRLGCHQTLLGTSLLSCVFGPADAPHVLALVGGSHTVHWLPALQRVFSRYPGWKIVTYTKSSCVLSSQELSEPPEYRQACAKWQEQLMKRLLSEKPDLVFTTSTRVVDGIEDTPAGYRQQWQRLTRAGIQVVAMRDTPWFGFDVPECVEINGRFSPKCVVKRDLVLSRTSPTSALPPAENLHFLDFTDFFCTSEACPPVIGNVLVYYDKHHVTATYMRTLSDELGRQLAPIIRDAGDR, encoded by the coding sequence GGGTCGCTCGCGCGCCAGGCGGAAGCTGGGCATGCCGTCGACCTTGTTCTCGTCGCCACGAGGTTGGCTCGCCGGCTTCTACCTGCTTCCTTATCGGTGATCGCAGTTATCGCTCTTTCGGCGCCGTTCTGGCTGCCGAGGATGCGATGGGAGACCGTTATCGATCAGCTCGCCGCAAGCTCTGCTTACGTTGAAAACTGGTACTTGGCGAACGCGGCGATCGACTACCTCGCACGAGATCAAGTCGGAAGCCCGCTCCAGCATTACTGGGCACTCTCCGCGCAGGTTCAGTCGCTGCTGATCCTGGCTGCTGGACTCGCCGTGTTCACTTTCATCAGGCGGCGACCATCGCGGGTCAGCCTATTGGCGTTTCTTACGGGAACCTTCGCGCTGTCGCTCGCCTATTCGGTTTACGCGACGTCGCGAAATCAGGCTTTCGCGTATTACGATACTTTTGCACGAATCTGGGAATTCGCGCTCGGTGGCGTCGTCGCACTGCTGCTCCCCAATATCAAACTCACGTCAATACAACGCACCATCGGCGGGTGGATTGGTCTAGTGGCTATTTTGAGCTGCGGCATTCTGCTCGAAGTCTCGACAGTTTTCCCTGGTTACGCAGCGCTCTGGCCGACGCTGGCTGCGGCAGCAATTCTCGTTTGCGGCGATGGTCCGCCTTTGCGATTTGGTGTTGCCAGATTGCTCGGCGCGCGCCCTCTGAAATGGCTGGGGAACATCTCCTACAGTTTGTATCTCTGGCACTGGCCGATCCTGGTCTTGTATCTGACCCTCTCCTATCAGACATCGGCGGGAATCATTGGAGGTACGGGCGTTTTGCTCGTCTCAATCCTTCTGTCGCATGTTACCACGCAGCTTATCGAGCCACGTTTTTCGGCACGGAAGGATCGCCCGTTGCCGACGGCGATCGCCGCGACCGGCACCCTCGCCGCGATCGCCACTGGTCTGTTGATCTGGAACGGTCAGGTTAGTCGCATGATGAACGAGGAGCGGCTGCGGGTCGCTGACGCCGCGCATTATCCCGGTGCAGCGGCCATCAACGAACCGTTCCCGTTATCGAGTGAGATCCCCGTCCACCCCGGCCCGCTGACCGCAAGGTGGGATGATGCAGATGTGTATCGCCTGGGTTGCCATCAGACTTTGCTGGGGACCTCCTTGCTTAGCTGCGTTTTCGGTCCGGCAGATGCGCCCCATGTGCTGGCGCTCGTAGGCGGTTCACACACTGTGCATTGGCTACCGGCCCTCCAGCGCGTCTTCTCCCGGTATCCCGGCTGGAAGATCGTTACCTACACAAAGAGCAGTTGCGTATTGAGCTCGCAGGAATTGTCGGAGCCACCGGAGTATCGCCAAGCCTGTGCGAAATGGCAGGAGCAATTGATGAAACGACTCCTGTCGGAAAAGCCGGATCTGGTTTTTACGACTTCGACACGTGTGGTGGACGGGATCGAAGATACGCCGGCTGGCTATCGCCAACAATGGCAGAGGCTCACCCGGGCGGGAATCCAGGTGGTGGCGATGCGCGACACGCCCTGGTTCGGCTTCGATGTACCGGAGTGCGTCGAAATCAATGGACGCTTCTCACCAAAATGCGTCGTGAAGCGTGATTTGGTGCTGTCGCGCACCAGTCCGACCTCGGCACTCCCTCCTGCGGAAAATTTGCACTTTCTGGATTTCACGGATTTCTTCTGCACCTCCGAAGCCTGCCCGCCGGTCATCGGCAATGTGCTGGTCTACTACGACAAGCATCACGTGACAGCGACTTATATGCGCACATTGAGCGACGAACTTGGCCGCCAACTCGCTCCGATTATCCGCGATGCGGGAGACAGGTGA
- a CDS encoding ABC transporter substrate-binding protein, whose amino-acid sequence MTIRKMLLASVAVACAAMPVSAIADTSGKKIALSNNYAGNSWRQAMLTSWNKVTGEAVKSGVVAAADAFTTAENQATEQAAQIQNMILQGYDAIVLNAASPTALNGAVKEACDAGITVVSFDGIVTEPCAWRIAVDFKEMGRSQVEYLSKKLPQGGNLLEIRGLAGVFVDDEISAGIHEGVKQFPQFKIVGSVHGDWAQDVAQKAVAGILPSLPEIAGVVTQGGDGYGAAQAIAAAKRPMPVIVMGNREDELKWWKEQKDASGYETMSVSIAPGVSTLAFWVAQQILDGKEVKKDLVVPFLRIDQANLEENLANTQAGGVANVEYTQEDAIKVIEAAK is encoded by the coding sequence ATGACAATTCGTAAGATGCTTCTGGCGTCTGTCGCCGTCGCGTGCGCAGCCATGCCGGTATCGGCTATCGCCGATACATCGGGCAAGAAGATTGCCCTTTCCAACAACTATGCCGGCAACTCGTGGCGGCAGGCCATGCTGACGAGTTGGAATAAGGTGACGGGCGAGGCGGTCAAATCCGGTGTCGTTGCTGCCGCCGACGCTTTCACGACGGCCGAGAACCAGGCGACCGAGCAGGCCGCGCAGATCCAGAACATGATCCTGCAGGGCTATGACGCGATCGTCCTCAACGCCGCGTCTCCGACCGCGCTCAACGGTGCGGTGAAAGAGGCGTGCGACGCGGGGATAACGGTCGTCTCCTTCGACGGCATCGTGACCGAGCCCTGCGCCTGGCGCATCGCCGTCGACTTCAAGGAAATGGGCCGCAGCCAGGTCGAATATCTCTCGAAGAAGCTGCCGCAGGGCGGCAATCTGCTCGAGATTCGCGGCCTTGCCGGTGTTTTCGTCGACGACGAGATCTCGGCCGGCATCCACGAGGGCGTCAAGCAGTTCCCACAGTTCAAGATCGTCGGCTCCGTTCACGGCGACTGGGCACAGGACGTCGCGCAGAAGGCAGTCGCCGGCATTCTGCCGAGCCTGCCGGAGATCGCAGGCGTCGTGACGCAGGGCGGCGACGGATACGGCGCCGCGCAGGCAATCGCGGCCGCAAAGCGGCCGATGCCGGTGATCGTCATGGGCAACCGCGAAGACGAGCTAAAATGGTGGAAAGAGCAGAAGGACGCGAGCGGCTACGAGACCATGTCCGTCTCCATCGCCCCCGGCGTCTCGACGCTCGCCTTCTGGGTCGCGCAGCAGATTCTCGACGGCAAGGAAGTAAAGAAGGATCTCGTGGTGCCGTTCCTGCGCATCGACCAGGCCAACCTCGAAGAGAACCTTGCCAACACCCAGGCTGGCGGCGTCGCCAACGTCGAGTATACGCAGGAAGACGCGATCAAGGTCATCGAAGCGGCCAAGTAA
- a CDS encoding sugar ABC transporter ATP-binding protein translates to MTGDKPKAIVEVADAKVSFGAVKALDGVTLAISAGECVGLVGHNGAGKSTIVSVINGGLAPHQGSISADGDILAHYGINAARERGMRCVFQELSLCPNLTVVENTRILHRHLGGFGWRKRAKEVIERSLDAVFPGHGIASDRSVGELSIAERQMVEIAMAFSDAGVAPRLVILDEPTSSLDASLAEQMLAYVRHFVAAGGSVILISHILNEILSTASRIVVMKDGRIVADRPAADWTDQSLVESMGSVVKGEAHRRATRDLAAAPVVIAQGGRGMPFRAKRGEIVGLAGLAGHGQTRMLMKLHAAKTSDWLPRRDLAVTFVAGDRRLNGVFELWSILKNLSIGSLGDLAKRGVVNAAAEAERGADWKRRIDIRTQDLANRILSLSGGNQQKVLFARALSTRAPVVLMDDPMRGVDVGTKQEVYEIVRQQAAGGRTFVWYSTEMEEVCLCDRVYVFREGAIVAELAGDAVTEENILAASFRGAAA, encoded by the coding sequence ATGACAGGTGATAAGCCGAAGGCGATCGTCGAGGTCGCGGACGCCAAGGTCAGTTTCGGAGCGGTCAAGGCGCTCGACGGCGTGACGCTCGCCATCAGCGCCGGCGAATGCGTGGGCCTCGTCGGCCATAATGGGGCCGGTAAATCGACGATCGTAAGCGTCATCAATGGCGGCCTGGCCCCGCATCAGGGCAGTATTTCGGCAGACGGCGACATCCTGGCGCATTACGGCATTAATGCCGCCCGGGAGCGCGGTATGCGTTGCGTCTTCCAGGAACTGTCGCTCTGCCCCAATCTAACCGTCGTCGAGAATACCCGTATCCTGCATCGTCATCTCGGCGGCTTCGGCTGGCGAAAACGTGCCAAGGAGGTGATAGAGCGGAGTCTCGATGCGGTTTTCCCAGGACACGGAATAGCCAGCGACAGGAGCGTCGGCGAACTTTCGATCGCCGAGCGGCAGATGGTCGAGATCGCCATGGCCTTCTCCGATGCCGGTGTCGCGCCGCGGCTCGTCATCCTGGACGAGCCGACCTCCTCCCTCGACGCCAGCCTTGCGGAGCAGATGCTCGCCTATGTCCGCCACTTCGTCGCCGCCGGCGGATCGGTCATCCTGATCTCGCACATCCTGAATGAGATTCTGTCGACGGCGAGCCGCATCGTGGTCATGAAGGACGGTCGCATCGTCGCCGATAGGCCTGCCGCGGATTGGACCGATCAAAGTCTCGTCGAATCCATGGGTAGCGTGGTGAAAGGCGAGGCGCATCGCCGCGCGACCCGCGATCTCGCCGCCGCGCCCGTCGTTATCGCGCAGGGCGGCCGCGGCATGCCGTTCCGTGCGAAGCGCGGTGAGATCGTCGGGCTTGCCGGGCTCGCCGGCCACGGCCAGACGCGCATGCTGATGAAACTTCATGCCGCCAAAACCAGCGACTGGCTGCCGCGCCGCGACCTTGCCGTGACCTTCGTGGCGGGGGACCGGCGCTTGAACGGCGTCTTTGAACTCTGGAGCATCCTGAAAAATCTCTCGATCGGCTCCCTCGGTGATCTCGCCAAGCGCGGGGTCGTGAATGCTGCAGCCGAGGCGGAGCGAGGCGCCGACTGGAAGCGCCGCATCGACATACGGACCCAGGATCTCGCCAATCGCATCCTGTCGCTCTCGGGCGGCAATCAGCAGAAGGTGCTGTTCGCACGGGCGCTCTCTACGCGCGCCCCGGTGGTGCTGATGGATGATCCGATGCGCGGCGTCGACGTCGGCACGAAGCAGGAGGTCTACGAAATCGTGCGCCAGCAGGCCGCGGGCGGCCGGACTTTCGTCTGGTATTCGACGGAGATGGAGGAGGTCTGCCTCTGCGACCGCGTCTATGTTTTCCGGGAGGGCGCAATCGTCGCGGAACTCGCCGGTGATGCCGTCACCGAGGAGAATATTCTCGCCGCCTCGTTCCGGGGAGCAGCGGCATGA
- a CDS encoding response regulator transcription factor has protein sequence MKVLIVEDDPLHRSYLHEAVCSALPECETVIEAENGTAGELLARDHKSAHIVMDLQMTGRNGIEAARTIWKERPDTRILFWSNYSDEAYVRGVSRIVPDGAAYGYVLKSASDERLKLALRSIFVESQCVIDREVRGLQQKSIGHANSFTDSEYEILVDIALGLTDRAIAKRRNLSLRSVQNRLQHLYDKLDVYQASPEDRLDSQFNLRARAVTVAFLRKLLNYSALERAEAELQGWLNAQS, from the coding sequence ATGAAGGTTCTGATCGTGGAGGACGACCCCTTGCACCGCTCCTACCTGCACGAAGCGGTCTGCTCGGCGCTCCCCGAGTGCGAGACCGTCATCGAGGCGGAGAATGGCACCGCGGGCGAGCTGCTCGCCCGCGATCATAAATCCGCACACATTGTCATGGATCTGCAGATGACGGGCCGCAACGGGATCGAGGCTGCCCGCACGATATGGAAGGAGCGCCCCGACACGCGCATCCTCTTCTGGTCGAACTATTCCGACGAAGCCTATGTGCGTGGGGTGTCGCGCATTGTTCCGGATGGTGCAGCCTATGGCTACGTGTTGAAGTCCGCTTCAGACGAGCGACTGAAACTGGCCCTCCGCTCGATTTTTGTCGAAAGCCAATGCGTAATCGATCGCGAAGTGCGCGGCCTCCAGCAGAAAAGCATCGGGCACGCCAACAGCTTCACCGATTCCGAGTATGAAATCCTAGTCGACATCGCGCTCGGTCTGACCGACCGGGCAATCGCGAAACGCAGGAATCTGTCGCTGCGCAGTGTGCAGAATCGATTGCAGCACCTCTATGACAAGCTTGACGTCTACCAGGCGAGCCCGGAGGATCGCCTCGACAGCCAATTCAACCTTCGTGCTCGCGCAGTTACCGTCGCGTTCTTGCGCAAGTTGCTGAACTACAGCGCTTTGGAGAGGGCCGAGGCGGAGTTGCAAGGCTGGCTCAACGCTCAGTCCTGA
- a CDS encoding ABC transporter permease, giving the protein MRMLDRVSRRPWIWSWLAAFVVWFATIMVTGGASTLDLSQAALTFAAFSIIVGIGQMFVITLGPGNVDLSVPSTMTLAGTVALKLMDVDNAMIVPGLVVAVLIGIGVGMLNYALIKALRIPPIIATLSVSFIVQSAAIWTNRGLRIKPPSFLADFTTANSFGLPNVAIIALIISIFAWFLLGKTVYGRWISAIGQSMAAAKMAGIPVDGTRFVTYVFCAVLASLAGYLLACFSGGAALNMGSEYLLMSIAVVVLGGTAVAGGDSNVPGIWGASLFMFLVVSMLNTYGLGAGIRLIMTGLIIISVIMLAGGRQPGAR; this is encoded by the coding sequence ATGAGGATGCTTGACCGTGTTTCTCGCAGGCCGTGGATTTGGTCGTGGCTCGCTGCCTTCGTCGTCTGGTTCGCCACTATCATGGTGACGGGCGGCGCAAGCACGCTCGACCTCTCCCAGGCAGCGCTCACCTTTGCCGCCTTCTCGATCATCGTCGGCATCGGCCAAATGTTCGTCATTACGCTTGGCCCCGGCAATGTCGACCTTTCGGTCCCCTCTACGATGACGCTTGCGGGAACGGTGGCGCTGAAGCTCATGGACGTGGACAATGCAATGATCGTACCGGGACTGGTCGTCGCCGTCCTGATCGGCATAGGAGTGGGAATGCTGAACTATGCCCTTATAAAGGCACTGCGCATCCCGCCGATCATCGCGACACTGTCGGTGAGCTTTATCGTCCAGTCGGCTGCGATCTGGACCAATCGCGGCTTGCGCATCAAGCCGCCGAGCTTCCTTGCGGACTTTACGACTGCCAATAGTTTCGGGCTTCCCAACGTCGCTATCATTGCTCTCATCATCTCGATCTTCGCCTGGTTCCTGCTCGGGAAGACCGTCTACGGGCGCTGGATTTCGGCTATCGGGCAGAGTATGGCGGCCGCGAAGATGGCAGGCATTCCGGTCGACGGCACCCGCTTCGTCACCTATGTCTTCTGCGCCGTGCTTGCCTCGCTGGCCGGTTATCTGCTCGCCTGTTTCTCCGGCGGCGCAGCGCTCAACATGGGATCGGAATATCTGTTGATGTCGATCGCCGTCGTCGTCCTCGGCGGCACGGCGGTCGCGGGCGGCGATTCCAACGTGCCGGGCATATGGGGCGCCTCGCTTTTCATGTTCTTGGTCGTTTCCATGCTCAACACTTACGGGCTCGGCGCGGGCATCCGCCTGATTATGACCGGCCTCATCATCATCAGCGTCATCATGCTGGCAGGCGGTCGCCAGCCGGGTGCGCGCTAG